The DNA window TCCGTCGCGGCCGGCCGCTCGGGGTCGGTCACCGCGACCATCGCCGTCCGCAGGACGCGCTCGCCGCGGCGGAAACCCTGCCGCAGCACCGTCGTCGCGGTCGGGACGCTCACCCCCGACGACGTGTCGTGGATGACCGCCTCGTGCAGCGCGGGGTCGAACGGGTCGCCGGCCACGCCGAACGCGGTCACGCCGAGACCGTCGAGCAGGCCGAGCACCCGGTCGGCCACGACCTTGAAGGCGCCCGTGAGGTCGCCGTGGTCGCGGGCCCGCTCGATGTCGTCGACGATCGGGAACAGCTGCAGGGCGAACCGCTCGGCCGCCTGGTCGACGACCAGCGACCGGTCGCGGTCGACCCGGCGCCGGTAGTTGGCGTACTCGGCGCTGACCCGCTGCAGGTCCTCGGTCCGCTCGGCCAGCTGCTTCTCCAGGTCGCCGCCGTCGGAGGGCGGGACCTGGGTGGGCGGGGCCGGGGTGGGCGCCGGCTCCTCGGCGACCGGCGTCTCGTGCTCGCTCATCTGTTCCTCTCGGACCGTGCCGCTGGTCGGATCGATGCGCCGCTTGTCGCGGATCACGACCCGCGGCGCATCCTCGTCCCGCGTCGTCACGGCCGCTTGTCGGTGTCCTCGTCGACGATCTCGGCGTCGACGACGTCGTCGTCAGCGGAACCCGTGGGCTGCCCCGCGTCCCCTGCCTCGGCACCGGGCGCACCTTCGGCCCCGGCCTCGGCGTTCTGCGCGTAGAGCGCACCGCCGACCTCCTGGGACACGCGGGCCACCTTCTCCTGCGCGGTCTTGATGGCGTCGATGTCGGAGCCGCCGAGCGCCGAGCGGAGATCGGTCAGGGCCTCACCGAGCTCGT is part of the Actinomycetes bacterium genome and encodes:
- the grpE gene encoding nucleotide exchange factor GrpE, whose amino-acid sequence is MTTRDEDAPRVVIRDKRRIDPTSGTVREEQMSEHETPVAEEPAPTPAPPTQVPPSDGGDLEKQLAERTEDLQRVSAEYANYRRRVDRDRSLVVDQAAERFALQLFPIVDDIERARDHGDLTGAFKVVADRVLGLLDGLGVTAFGVAGDPFDPALHEAVIHDTSSGVSVPTATTVLRQGFRRGERVLRTAMVAVTDPERPAAT